One Candidatus Kapaibacterium sp. genomic window carries:
- a CDS encoding tryptophanase: protein MPYPFEPFRIKVVEPLRMTTRAEREQLLQQARYNVFRLRSEDVLIDLLTDSGTGAMSHSQWAAMLQADEAYAGSLSYYRFVETVQALTGMPHIFPVHQGRAAERILFHLLGGPGKVIPSNTHFDTTRANIAFTGAEARDLPIPQALDPDSDHPFKGDIDVEQLQELIQQAGAHRIPACLLTLTNNTLGGHPVSMANVRAVKAVLSQYGIPLILDACRIAENAYLIKCREPGYAERTPWEIARELFSYADACFMSAKKDGLANIGGFIALRDTPLAKRVEQLLILWEGFPTHGGLAGRDLEAIAQGLREAFQEEYLHYRIRSIASFAEQLRKAGLPVVEPPGGHAVFLNAARFAPHIPPEHFPGQAIVCALYVHAGVRAVEVGSLMLGRRGSDGQFQRAPMELVRLAIPRRVYTQSHLEYVANALAELHMQRDSLRGFRIVSEPPFLRHFTAELEPLQ, encoded by the coding sequence ATGCCATATCCTTTTGAGCCCTTCCGCATCAAAGTCGTTGAGCCCCTCCGAATGACGACCCGTGCTGAACGGGAGCAGCTCTTGCAGCAGGCCCGCTACAACGTCTTTCGCCTCCGCTCGGAAGACGTACTCATTGACCTGCTCACTGACTCCGGTACCGGTGCCATGAGCCATTCACAGTGGGCCGCAATGCTCCAAGCGGATGAGGCCTACGCTGGTAGCTTGAGCTACTACCGATTCGTAGAGACCGTTCAAGCGCTGACTGGGATGCCGCACATCTTCCCGGTCCACCAGGGGAGGGCTGCCGAACGAATCCTCTTCCACCTCCTCGGCGGACCCGGCAAAGTCATCCCCAGCAACACGCACTTTGACACCACCAGAGCCAACATCGCCTTCACCGGTGCCGAGGCTCGCGACCTGCCTATCCCACAAGCCCTAGACCCCGATTCGGACCACCCCTTCAAGGGCGATATAGATGTGGAGCAGCTGCAGGAGCTTATCCAGCAAGCTGGCGCGCACCGTATCCCGGCCTGCCTCCTAACGCTCACGAACAACACGCTTGGGGGGCATCCAGTCTCAATGGCAAACGTGCGAGCCGTGAAGGCGGTGCTCTCGCAGTACGGAATCCCCCTCATCCTCGATGCTTGCAGAATCGCTGAAAACGCCTACCTCATCAAATGCCGTGAACCCGGCTACGCAGAGCGTACTCCTTGGGAGATTGCTCGCGAACTCTTCTCGTATGCTGACGCCTGCTTCATGAGCGCTAAAAAGGATGGTCTCGCCAACATTGGAGGCTTCATAGCTCTACGGGACACCCCGCTGGCAAAGCGCGTAGAGCAACTGCTCATCCTCTGGGAAGGCTTCCCGACACATGGCGGACTAGCCGGACGCGACTTGGAGGCGATTGCGCAAGGCCTCCGCGAAGCCTTCCAGGAGGAGTACCTGCACTACCGTATCCGCTCGATTGCAAGCTTTGCCGAACAGCTCCGGAAAGCAGGTCTGCCCGTAGTAGAACCGCCAGGCGGGCATGCAGTCTTCCTGAATGCTGCTCGTTTCGCTCCACACATTCCTCCGGAGCACTTCCCTGGACAGGCAATCGTTTGCGCCCTCTATGTCCACGCAGGGGTTCGCGCTGTTGAAGTTGGCTCGCTCATGCTGGGACGACGAGGCAGTGACGGACAGTTCCAGCGAGCGCCGATGGAGCTGGTCCGGCTTGCCATCCCGCGACGAGTATATACGCAGAGCCATCTGGAGTATGTGGCCAACGCGCTGGCTGAGCTCCATATGCAACGGGACTCGCTGCGCGGCTTCCGCATCGTCTCAGAGCCCCCGTTCTTGCGCCACTTCACGGCTGAATTGGAGCCGCTGCAGTAG
- the dprA gene encoding DNA-processing protein DprA has product MGWSAIDVLTLSFLPGLPQRSLRHFLEHYTDLQELCAAAASGAIQQLHLFEGSALSAARQRAEAVLRRCEQLSIQLLPLTSPDYPSLLLHIPYPPPILYLWGKLQPDAVPVISIVGTRECTMYGRLCAERFSEACVRAGAVICSGLARGIDTIAHETALRAGGITYAVAASGLDRIQPITAARLAQRIVESGGAVLSEHPPGTKALPAYFPQRNRIISGLSRAVLVIESGIPGGALITAQFAFDQGRDVYAVPGNITSEKSRGTNMLIQRQIAAPALSPEEFLADVGLAPLAPQASSPQFNSPAEERLFHLLSEEPIHIDALSERAGIPVQEALSRLLELEFRGLVRQLPGKYFIRSA; this is encoded by the coding sequence ATGGGCTGGAGTGCGATCGACGTACTGACGCTGAGCTTCCTTCCAGGGCTTCCTCAGCGGTCTCTGCGACACTTCCTTGAGCACTACACGGACCTTCAAGAGCTTTGCGCTGCTGCGGCGTCTGGGGCCATACAGCAGCTCCATCTCTTCGAGGGATCAGCTCTCTCAGCGGCTCGACAGCGTGCCGAAGCCGTCTTACGCCGCTGCGAGCAGCTCTCCATCCAGCTACTGCCGCTAACCTCGCCGGACTATCCCTCCCTACTGCTCCACATCCCCTATCCCCCGCCCATCCTCTACCTCTGGGGGAAGCTCCAACCCGACGCCGTCCCCGTGATTAGCATCGTTGGGACTCGAGAGTGCACGATGTACGGAAGACTCTGCGCGGAGCGTTTCAGCGAGGCCTGCGTCCGTGCCGGTGCCGTCATCTGTAGCGGACTTGCTCGAGGAATCGACACCATCGCCCACGAAACAGCGCTGCGTGCGGGAGGCATCACCTATGCCGTGGCAGCTTCAGGGTTGGACCGAATTCAGCCTATCACTGCGGCTCGATTGGCCCAGCGGATCGTTGAGAGCGGTGGTGCTGTCCTCAGCGAGCATCCACCGGGCACGAAGGCACTGCCAGCCTACTTTCCCCAGCGGAATCGCATCATCAGCGGTCTCTCTCGAGCAGTCCTTGTCATCGAGAGCGGCATCCCTGGAGGGGCTCTGATTACCGCCCAATTCGCCTTCGACCAGGGACGGGATGTCTACGCCGTCCCTGGCAACATCACTTCGGAAAAGAGCCGGGGGACGAACATGCTCATTCAACGCCAAATAGCAGCTCCTGCCCTTTCACCCGAAGAGTTCCTTGCTGACGTGGGCTTAGCTCCCTTGGCTCCCCAGGCTTCCTCGCCTCAGTTCAACTCGCCTGCAGAAGAGCGTCTCTTCCACCTCCTCAGCGAAGAGCCGATCCACATTGACGCTCTCTCCGAACGAGCTGGCATCCCCGTCCAGGAAGCACTCTCGCGGCTGCTGGAGCTGGAGTTCCGCGGGCTGGTCCGCCAACTGCCTGGGAAGTACTTCATCCGCTCAGCATAG
- the era gene encoding GTPase Era, translating to MSKHRSEAHQHPTTEAPSPPVEELPRVGSTAIIGKPNVGKSTLLNTILGTKLSIVTPKPQTTRKQVIGIYTDVQRRLQILFLDTPGILEPRYELHRAMMGYVHSSLKDADVLVLVADVTQHADPQTVLTQEVTEALQHLRKPVIVALNKIDLLRKTEEVLPIIERYAAVGLFQEFVPISALKRANVDELLRTIASYLPSSPFLYDPEQLSTQPERFFVAELIREHIFLLYQHEVPYSTEVQIVEFAERKHGKWYIAADIIVERETQKPILIGTGGHRLKLLGQRARKAIEAHLGVPVYLELFVKVRRHWRNDKTMLHFFGY from the coding sequence ATGAGTAAGCACCGCTCCGAGGCACACCAACACCCTACCACTGAAGCGCCATCGCCACCCGTAGAAGAACTCCCACGGGTAGGGAGCACTGCCATCATTGGTAAGCCGAACGTGGGGAAGTCCACGCTCCTCAACACCATCTTGGGAACGAAGCTCTCCATCGTCACCCCAAAGCCTCAGACGACTCGGAAGCAGGTCATTGGCATCTACACCGACGTGCAGCGGCGACTCCAAATCCTCTTCCTGGACACTCCCGGCATACTGGAACCCCGCTACGAGCTCCACCGGGCAATGATGGGCTATGTCCACAGCTCCCTGAAGGATGCTGATGTGCTAGTCCTGGTTGCAGACGTCACCCAGCATGCAGACCCACAAACAGTGCTGACCCAAGAGGTCACTGAAGCCCTCCAGCACCTCCGAAAGCCCGTCATCGTTGCCCTCAACAAGATCGACCTCCTACGGAAGACAGAGGAGGTGCTCCCGATCATCGAACGCTACGCCGCAGTGGGTCTCTTCCAGGAGTTCGTGCCCATCTCCGCCCTCAAGCGCGCAAACGTCGACGAGCTACTTCGCACCATCGCGAGCTACCTCCCAAGCTCGCCCTTCCTCTACGATCCCGAGCAGCTAAGCACACAGCCAGAGCGCTTCTTCGTTGCCGAGCTGATCCGCGAGCACATTTTCCTACTCTATCAGCACGAGGTCCCCTACTCCACCGAGGTGCAAATCGTGGAGTTTGCCGAGCGGAAACACGGCAAATGGTACATCGCTGCTGACATCATCGTAGAGCGGGAGACCCAGAAGCCTATCCTCATCGGCACTGGCGGGCACCGTCTGAAGCTCCTAGGCCAGCGAGCTCGAAAGGCAATCGAAGCCCATTTGGGAGTTCCCGTGTACTTGGAGCTCTTCGTCAAGGTACGTCGTCATTGGCGAAACGACAAGACAATGCTCCACTTCTTCGGCTACTAA
- the phoU gene encoding phosphate signaling complex protein PhoU yields MHRSFEEDLDKLRTRLIRMGSIVEEQVEFAFRALLECNTTLAQLVIERDEKIDALDIKIDSQCQRIFALHQPVASDLRLLLTALKINNELERIGDMALNIARAVLEAPEICELAQLVGLERMTKATFTMVKTSLDTFVNADAELAKHLLPLDSTVDSLEQEISNRVIELMQQQSQLVRPGVKLIVVLRAMERMADHATNIAENVIFLIEARLVRHRQLEDFSAPPQPSPQPQP; encoded by the coding sequence ATGCACCGCAGCTTTGAAGAGGACCTCGACAAGCTTCGCACTCGCCTCATCCGTATGGGCAGTATCGTGGAAGAGCAGGTAGAGTTCGCCTTCCGCGCTCTCTTAGAGTGCAACACCACACTCGCTCAGCTCGTCATCGAGCGCGACGAGAAGATTGACGCCCTAGACATCAAAATTGACAGCCAGTGCCAGCGCATCTTCGCCCTTCACCAGCCCGTTGCCAGCGACCTGCGACTCCTCTTGACAGCGCTGAAGATCAACAACGAGCTGGAACGCATCGGCGACATGGCACTCAACATTGCGCGAGCAGTCCTGGAGGCCCCCGAAATCTGTGAGCTGGCACAGTTGGTCGGCCTGGAGCGGATGACGAAGGCAACGTTCACCATGGTCAAGACGAGTCTGGATACCTTCGTTAACGCCGATGCTGAGTTGGCAAAGCACCTCTTGCCACTGGACTCTACTGTAGATTCCCTGGAGCAGGAGATCAGCAACCGCGTCATCGAGCTCATGCAGCAGCAGAGTCAGCTCGTACGCCCAGGGGTGAAGCTGATCGTTGTGCTGCGGGCCATGGAGCGGATGGCAGACCATGCGACGAACATTGCCGAGAACGTCATCTTCCTCATAGAGGCCCGTCTCGTACGCCACCGTCAACTGGAGGACTTCTCAGCCCCTCCACAGCCATCACCCCAACCACAACCATGA
- the pstB gene encoding phosphate ABC transporter ATP-binding protein PstB, which yields MAPPTPLEPKIRTFELSVHYGHKHALQDVTVDIYAYRVTAFIGPSGCGKSTFLRALNRMNELIPNARTTGRVEIDGINIYDPSVDVVQVRRRVGMVFQQSVPFPKSIYENVAFGLRLNGNLPKSEIDAIVEESLRRAALWDEVKDRLHHSALELSGGQQQRLCIARAIAVNPEILLMDEPCSALDPISTAKIEELIEELKRDYTIVLVTHNIQQAARISDYTGFFYLGRLVEYNRTRELFTNPQKRETEDYITGRFG from the coding sequence ATGGCACCTCCGACTCCATTGGAGCCCAAGATCCGAACCTTTGAGCTGAGTGTCCACTACGGGCACAAGCATGCCCTGCAGGACGTAACGGTGGATATCTACGCCTACCGAGTGACGGCCTTCATTGGCCCATCCGGCTGCGGGAAATCCACCTTCCTACGAGCTCTGAACCGCATGAATGAGCTCATCCCGAACGCGCGCACCACAGGGCGGGTAGAAATCGACGGCATCAACATCTACGACCCGTCGGTAGATGTAGTGCAGGTGCGGCGCCGCGTGGGGATGGTCTTCCAGCAGTCCGTGCCCTTCCCGAAGTCCATCTACGAAAACGTCGCCTTTGGCCTCCGCCTCAATGGCAATCTCCCAAAGTCGGAGATAGACGCCATTGTCGAGGAAAGCCTCCGCCGCGCCGCTCTGTGGGACGAAGTCAAGGACAGGCTCCACCACTCCGCGCTGGAACTCTCTGGTGGGCAGCAGCAGCGTCTCTGCATCGCCCGAGCAATTGCTGTTAACCCGGAAATCCTGCTCATGGACGAGCCCTGCTCTGCCCTGGACCCCATCAGCACTGCCAAGATCGAGGAGCTCATCGAGGAACTGAAGCGCGACTACACGATTGTGCTGGTTACCCACAACATCCAGCAAGCTGCCCGCATCAGCGACTATACCGGTTTCTTCTACTTAGGGCGCCTGGTAGAGTACAACCGGACGCGGGAGCTCTTCACAAACCCGCAGAAGCGGGAGACCGAGGACTACATCACCGGACGCTTTGGCTAA
- the pstA gene encoding phosphate ABC transporter permease PstA produces the protein MARYGFRKESGEQVLIGLGFVGITLLAALCVFGLSVGLLGHFAIEGLPHVTWEFLTEAPRNNNTEGGIFPAIYGTVLLVILMSILGVPIGTLTAIYLAEYAREDSRLTRWVRFGVNTLAGVPSIVFGLFGLGFFVQFVGKGIDRVFGLELVWGKPAIIWAAATLAVLTLPVVIVSVEEALRSVPRQLREASLALGATRWQTIRRVVLPHAFTGILTGSILAVSRGAGEVAPIMFVGAAYSLPELPKSLTSQFMELGYHLFVLSTQSPDVEVTRPLQYATTVVLLLTTFALNLVAVLLRLRMRRRRPLTL, from the coding sequence ATGGCCCGCTACGGCTTCCGGAAGGAATCGGGTGAGCAAGTCCTCATCGGACTCGGCTTCGTCGGGATTACCCTGCTGGCCGCGCTCTGCGTCTTCGGGCTTAGCGTGGGGCTCCTTGGGCATTTCGCCATCGAGGGACTCCCGCACGTTACGTGGGAGTTTCTCACAGAAGCCCCGCGCAACAACAACACAGAAGGGGGCATCTTCCCAGCTATCTACGGCACAGTGCTCCTGGTCATCCTGATGTCCATCCTGGGTGTGCCCATCGGGACGTTAACGGCGATCTACCTTGCCGAATACGCGCGAGAGGACTCCCGACTTACCCGCTGGGTACGCTTCGGCGTCAACACTTTGGCAGGTGTTCCTTCCATCGTCTTCGGCCTCTTCGGGTTGGGCTTCTTCGTGCAATTCGTCGGGAAAGGCATAGACCGGGTGTTCGGTCTAGAACTTGTGTGGGGCAAGCCTGCGATTATCTGGGCGGCAGCTACGCTAGCCGTGTTGACCCTCCCGGTCGTCATTGTGTCCGTAGAGGAGGCACTCCGTAGCGTCCCACGCCAGTTGCGGGAGGCTTCATTAGCGCTTGGAGCAACCCGATGGCAGACGATACGCCGAGTCGTACTGCCACATGCCTTCACGGGAATCCTCACCGGTTCCATCTTGGCCGTGAGCCGAGGAGCTGGCGAGGTTGCTCCCATCATGTTCGTTGGGGCCGCCTACTCCCTACCAGAGCTCCCCAAGAGCCTAACGAGCCAATTCATGGAGCTTGGCTACCACCTGTTCGTGCTCTCCACCCAGTCGCCAGACGTAGAGGTAACCCGACCGCTTCAGTACGCCACGACCGTCGTCTTGCTCCTGACCACCTTTGCTCTGAACTTAGTGGCCGTCCTTCTACGTCTGAGAATGCGCCGACGGCGACCCTTGACGCTCTAA
- the pstC gene encoding phosphate ABC transporter permease subunit PstC, with protein MTDSASSPKLATSPSASPATSVSRSNTRSPSLALSLQHRRPWYSELGERAIELILRTTAFSAIALIALVFFFVAREAVGILSAEQASLVSSSEVTPEVYGAEAETTAPSTPEVYNPDASLEADNPDTSPTVEITASAYSAEAATPPAPPLLQNLLGTVWQPVSQQPKYGLLPLVAGTLKVTIIALLLATPIGILAAIYAAFFAPRWLRETIKPVVELLAGFPSVVIGFFCLMVVASFIQQTLGTTYRLNALVGGIGLSIAILPIIFTITEDSFSSLPRRLWEAGLALGARPWQVALRIMVPAAMPGIFAAILLGFGRAFGETMIVLMASGNAPLLSWSPVEPVRTMSATIGAEMGEVVWGSLHYSVLFLIGLLLFSVTFTLNVIAEFWVRQRLLRRFRGSSS; from the coding sequence ATGACGGACAGCGCGTCGTCTCCGAAGTTGGCTACTTCCCCATCCGCCTCCCCGGCAACAAGCGTCAGCCGCAGTAACACACGCTCACCCTCGCTGGCACTCTCGCTCCAGCACCGCCGTCCATGGTATTCCGAGCTGGGTGAACGAGCCATAGAGCTCATCCTCCGTACCACAGCCTTCAGCGCGATCGCTCTCATCGCGCTCGTCTTCTTCTTCGTCGCACGAGAAGCTGTCGGCATCCTCTCCGCCGAGCAGGCATCCCTAGTCAGCTCGTCCGAAGTGACTCCAGAAGTCTACGGAGCTGAAGCTGAAACGACAGCTCCCTCTACTCCTGAGGTTTACAACCCCGATGCCTCTCTGGAGGCCGACAATCCTGACACCTCACCAACGGTTGAAATCACAGCGTCTGCCTATTCTGCGGAAGCAGCCACACCTCCAGCTCCGCCGCTGCTCCAGAACCTCCTGGGAACTGTCTGGCAGCCCGTCTCGCAGCAACCAAAGTATGGCTTGCTGCCCCTCGTTGCTGGAACACTTAAGGTCACCATTATCGCGCTCCTACTGGCAACGCCCATCGGCATCTTGGCTGCTATCTACGCTGCCTTCTTCGCTCCCCGCTGGCTTCGAGAGACAATCAAGCCCGTTGTCGAGCTACTGGCGGGCTTCCCTTCCGTCGTCATCGGCTTCTTCTGCCTCATGGTCGTTGCAAGCTTCATACAGCAGACCCTGGGAACGACCTACCGCCTCAATGCCCTCGTTGGCGGGATTGGGCTGTCTATTGCGATTCTGCCGATCATCTTCACCATCACCGAGGACAGCTTCTCTAGCCTCCCCCGTCGTCTCTGGGAGGCAGGATTGGCGTTGGGGGCACGACCATGGCAGGTAGCCCTACGCATCATGGTGCCGGCCGCAATGCCGGGCATCTTTGCTGCAATCCTACTCGGCTTCGGTCGCGCCTTCGGTGAAACGATGATTGTGTTGATGGCCAGCGGGAACGCCCCTCTGCTGTCGTGGAGCCCAGTGGAACCCGTACGGACGATGTCGGCAACGATCGGAGCAGAGATGGGAGAGGTCGTCTGGGGCTCGCTCCACTACAGCGTCCTCTTCCTGATTGGTCTGCTGCTGTTCAGCGTTACCTTCACGCTCAACGTCATTGCTGAGTTCTGGGTGCGGCAACGCCTGCTGCGCCGTTTCCGAGGGAGTAGCTCGTGA
- a CDS encoding phosphate ABC transporter substrate-binding protein, translating into MVRRRTVLVGVLGAVVLIGLAALQRQTITIKGSDTMVILCQRWTELYPHKDRVRFQVTGGGSGTGIAALINGTTDICASSRPLRPSEVEQLQRKYGSRGVEVRVARDGIAIYVNRNNPVSKLTLQQVRDIYTGKLTNWKQVGGPDARIILYSRENNSGTYEFFKERVLQGQDFAPNVQHMPGTAALVNAVAKDRWGIGYGGAAYAKDIKEVAIAESPGKPYYSPTLENVVSGRYPISRFLYFYLRERPTGELKAFIDWVLSDDGQRVVSEVGYFPIRLPGNKRQPQ; encoded by the coding sequence ATGGTACGGCGGAGGACTGTTCTAGTGGGTGTCCTGGGCGCTGTCGTCCTCATCGGTCTTGCTGCCCTACAGCGGCAGACGATCACGATTAAGGGCTCGGACACTATGGTCATCCTCTGCCAGCGCTGGACAGAGCTCTATCCCCACAAGGACCGAGTCCGATTCCAAGTCACCGGTGGTGGCTCAGGGACTGGAATTGCAGCACTCATCAATGGGACAACGGACATCTGCGCCTCATCGCGGCCACTGCGCCCATCAGAGGTGGAGCAGCTTCAGCGCAAGTACGGCAGCCGCGGCGTTGAAGTCCGCGTCGCCCGCGACGGGATTGCCATCTACGTCAACCGCAACAATCCCGTCAGCAAGTTGACGCTCCAGCAAGTCAGGGACATCTACACTGGCAAGCTGACGAACTGGAAACAAGTCGGGGGTCCCGATGCTCGCATCATCCTCTATAGCCGCGAAAACAACTCGGGCACGTACGAGTTCTTCAAGGAGCGTGTCCTCCAGGGACAGGACTTTGCCCCCAACGTACAGCATATGCCCGGCACCGCTGCTTTGGTCAACGCTGTAGCGAAGGACCGGTGGGGAATTGGCTACGGAGGAGCAGCCTACGCGAAAGACATCAAAGAGGTAGCGATTGCTGAGTCACCGGGGAAGCCATACTACTCCCCGACTCTGGAGAACGTCGTCTCTGGGCGCTATCCAATCAGCCGCTTCCTCTACTTCTACCTCCGGGAGCGCCCCACCGGCGAACTCAAGGCCTTCATAGACTGGGTGCTGAGCGATGACGGACAGCGCGTCGTCTCCGAAGTTGGCTACTTCCCCATCCGCCTCCCCGGCAACAAGCGTCAGCCGCAGTAA
- the deoC gene encoding deoxyribose-phosphate aldolase — MTSLKELSSRIDHTLLQPTATPADIERLCSEALEWGCASVCVLPYFVPAAYRLTRGSSVAVCTVVGFPFGGSPRRAKLAEAEEAVAMGAREIDMVINLPALVNGDITEVERDIAALAATVHRRGGLLKVIVECGLLTPELTVQAAQLAARAGADYVKTSTGFLARGATVEDVTLLRSALPPGVRIKASGGIRTYEQACALIAAGADRLGTSATRALLEDARRYVTET; from the coding sequence ATGACAAGCCTCAAAGAGTTGAGTTCCCGTATCGACCATACACTGCTTCAGCCGACTGCGACGCCCGCGGACATCGAACGGCTCTGCTCAGAGGCTTTGGAATGGGGCTGCGCCAGTGTCTGCGTCCTGCCGTACTTTGTCCCTGCCGCTTATCGCCTCACTCGCGGGAGTTCTGTAGCTGTCTGCACCGTCGTTGGCTTTCCTTTTGGGGGAAGTCCGCGGCGGGCGAAACTTGCAGAAGCAGAGGAAGCCGTTGCGATGGGGGCCCGGGAGATAGACATGGTCATCAACCTGCCGGCTCTAGTCAATGGGGACATCACGGAGGTCGAGCGGGACATTGCGGCCCTCGCAGCCACAGTCCATCGCCGAGGTGGGCTGCTCAAAGTCATCGTGGAATGCGGTCTCCTGACCCCAGAGCTTACTGTCCAGGCTGCCCAGTTAGCAGCGCGGGCGGGAGCTGACTACGTTAAGACCTCCACAGGCTTCTTAGCCCGCGGCGCAACGGTGGAAGATGTCACACTCCTGCGCTCGGCTCTCCCTCCCGGCGTCCGGATCAAAGCCTCAGGCGGTATCCGGACTTACGAACAGGCCTGCGCTCTCATTGCCGCTGGAGCCGATCGGCTTGGGACTAGCGCCACCAGAGCTCTCCTCGAAGATGCCCGGCGCTATGTTACCGAAACGTAA
- a CDS encoding AI-2E family transporter, translated as MPPSERTPPYMWLILALAGGALTGFLVLTKLAVSPFVVLLFGIALLYPHRHSTPLARHLLWLLLLASALWLIQSMGLLLLPFGIALLAGYLLDPILAKLERHGIPRWLSALALVLGLLGGVAALSVLIFPTVFSQLDTLVRQLSTLYTTATTYLESRRFFQALERYGIPPQLVQEVFRRDLLPRLEQGFQILMSALLDALAGFARIATHVVNLLLLPIVTFYLLKDFPKLRAVVVEVLQRQAPRGLAVLLKASPIVRTYLGWIISISALVGLVSGALYVLLGIPYGVMLGLLSGLFNPIPYFGILITMGAGAIAILIAQSANFLRDFLVFSLVINGLHFLNAYIVEPRVLGHRIGVHPVLLIFSLILFGTVFGFVGLLVAVPTTAVAVLLFNEWRHSTLTPLEPVSPTSEQGP; from the coding sequence ATGCCACCCTCGGAGCGAACTCCGCCATACATGTGGCTCATCCTCGCTCTGGCGGGGGGAGCGTTGACGGGATTTTTGGTATTGACAAAGCTGGCTGTCTCGCCATTCGTTGTGCTCCTCTTTGGGATTGCGCTACTCTATCCGCACCGGCACAGTACGCCCTTAGCGCGCCATCTGCTCTGGCTCCTCCTGCTGGCGTCGGCTCTATGGCTCATCCAGAGCATGGGGCTGCTACTCCTGCCCTTTGGGATTGCGCTGCTTGCCGGCTATCTGCTGGACCCCATCCTCGCTAAGCTGGAACGCCACGGCATCCCTCGATGGCTCAGTGCCTTGGCACTCGTCCTTGGGCTCTTGGGTGGGGTTGCAGCGCTCTCGGTCCTCATTTTCCCGACTGTATTCAGCCAGTTGGACACTCTCGTCCGGCAGCTCTCTACGCTCTACACCACCGCTACGACATACCTGGAGAGCCGGCGCTTCTTCCAGGCGCTGGAGCGCTACGGAATCCCACCGCAGCTTGTGCAGGAGGTATTCCGGCGCGACCTCCTGCCCCGGCTGGAGCAGGGCTTCCAGATCCTCATGAGCGCCCTGCTGGATGCCTTGGCCGGCTTCGCTCGCATCGCGACGCACGTCGTCAACCTCCTGCTGCTGCCGATCGTGACGTTCTATCTGCTGAAGGACTTCCCCAAGCTCCGAGCGGTGGTAGTCGAAGTCCTGCAGCGGCAAGCTCCACGAGGGTTAGCCGTCCTGCTGAAAGCCAGCCCTATCGTACGGACCTACCTCGGCTGGATTATCTCTATCTCTGCCCTCGTCGGACTCGTCTCTGGAGCACTCTACGTGCTGCTGGGGATCCCCTACGGAGTGATGCTGGGGCTCCTCAGCGGCTTGTTCAACCCGATCCCATACTTCGGCATCCTCATCACCATGGGAGCTGGAGCCATCGCTATCCTGATTGCCCAGTCTGCGAACTTTCTGCGGGACTTCCTGGTGTTTAGCCTTGTCATCAATGGCCTCCACTTCCTCAACGCCTACATCGTGGAGCCGCGAGTGTTGGGACACCGGATTGGGGTGCACCCAGTGTTGCTGATCTTCTCGCTCATCCTCTTCGGCACCGTCTTTGGGTTCGTCGGGCTACTGGTGGCTGTTCCGACAACTGCCGTAGCCGTACTGCTCTTCAACGAGTGGCGCCATTCCACACTCACTCCTCTTGAGCCTGTCTCGCCGACATCGGAACAAGGCCCATGA
- a CDS encoding BrxA/BrxB family bacilliredoxin, translating to MWDLLVEHIRQEVRQLGFEELRTPEEVDAAVQRPGVTLVFVNSVCGCSGGIARPAAAMALRHTPRPDYAVTVFAGQDREATARMREYFIGQPPSSPSFALLRDGQLVAMLHREDIQGRSPEEVAAVLRGWFQTYCTVPQQA from the coding sequence ATGTGGGACCTACTCGTTGAGCACATCCGCCAGGAAGTGCGGCAACTTGGGTTTGAGGAGCTCCGAACACCGGAAGAGGTAGACGCAGCCGTCCAGCGACCGGGGGTTACACTAGTGTTCGTCAACTCCGTCTGTGGCTGCTCAGGCGGGATTGCACGCCCGGCAGCAGCGATGGCACTCCGCCACACCCCAAGGCCAGACTATGCAGTGACTGTCTTCGCCGGGCAGGACCGAGAAGCCACAGCTCGCATGCGCGAGTACTTCATCGGGCAGCCCCCTTCCTCACCCTCGTTTGCGCTCCTGCGGGACGGGCAGCTCGTTGCAATGCTCCACCGAGAAGACATCCAAGGTAGATCGCCGGAGGAGGTTGCTGCTGTACTCCGAGGTTGGTTCCAGACGTACTGCACTGTCCCGCAGCAAGCCTAA